ATCAAAATTCTACCTAGGCGGTATTGCTTTGTGGAAGGATGAGTGATATGGTAACAGAGTATCAAAAGCGTCGATGGTCACAAGAAAAAAATTCTCTCGAAAAACTGCACGGACTTCAAAGTGAGAAAATCGAAAGAATACGAAAGGCTTTGATTGTAGAAACAGATCCATCACGTAAGTTTCAGTACGAACAGCAAATTCAAGAAGAGGAACGGGAACTTCAAGAGTTGAGCGATCGCATAGACGAAATTGAGCAGCAACTGCAACCAGTTTTACCTACCCCAGTCAAGTCGGAAACGCAAAGAAAAAATCAAAAAATATTGATTTTAGCAGCTATTCCGCAACCTGATAATTTACCGTTAGATAAAGAGATTCGGGAAATTAGAGCAGCGATTGAACGAGCGGTAAAACGAGATTTATTTGAAGTGGAGACCAGAACTGCTGTGCGTCCTCAGGATATTCGCAGGGCGATCGCGGAAATACGCCCTCAAATTGTTCATTTTTGCGGTCATGGGACAGAGGATGGGAGTTTGGTGCTAGAGGATGATGGCGGGAACCACAAACTCGTACCAGCAGAAGGGTTGGCTGCATTGTTTAAATTACACGCAGAATATGTAAACTGTGTACTACTCAATGCTTGTTATTCAGAAAAAGCAGCAGGGGCGATTAGTCAGTATATTAACTATACTATTGGCATGAATCAGCCCATTGAAGATCGAGCAGCAATTGTGTTTGCTCAGGGGTTTTATGATGGTTTGGGGTATGAGAGTTTAAAGAGTCAAAGTCTTTTTCAAAGGGCTTTTGATGAGGGTATGGTTGCGGTTCAAATGGACAACGTTGTAGACGGACAAATACCAGTTTTCTTTACAGGAGTGTCCTAAGTCTAGAACCACACCGTACTCTTGTGAATCTTATGGCCTTACCCTCTCCTAGTACTCTGGAGATAAAATAATTGAGGCGAATAGAATTCGCGGCTATATAAACAAAGTCCGCCTTCGCGGACTAACCGGAAAACAAAGTTTCAAATTTTCTTTTGGTCTTTTGTGATTCTTGAGACTCTTGTGATTCTTGAAAAGATTGTAGCTCTTGTGGTATGAGCGTCCCCGCCCGTACTGACCAAAAATGCTTCCTGTGGAAATGCCAGTTAAAATTACAATTTCTGAGAACTTTTTATTAGAATAGATGTTCTGTATAGCAATTGAATTATGACCTCAAAAAGAAAAAGAGCCGATAATGATTCACCGTGGAAAGAAATTTTAGAAGCATACTTTCCCCAAGCCATGCAATTTTTCTTTCCAGAAATAGCAGTATTAATTAACTGGGAACGTCCCCACGAATTTCTAGATAAGGAATTTCAGCAAATCGCACGTGATGCAAAACAAGGTAGGCGATATGTAGATAAATTAGTCAAAGTTTGGCAACTTCAAGGAGAAGAAATGTGGTTGCTGATACACGTAGAAGTCCAAGCCAAATCGGAAGACGACTTTGCACAAAGGATGTTTTCTTACAATTTGCGGATTTTTGACAAATTTGCGCAACCAGCCATCAGTTTGGCGATTTTGTGCGATTCCGACCCCTCATGGCGACCAAACCAATATAGTTACAGCTACCCCAAGACCAAGCTAAACTTTGAATTTGGAATCGTCAAGCTTCTGGATTACCAAAACCGTTGGACAGAATTAGAAGCCAGCGACAACCCATTTGCAACGGTGGTCATGGCACATTTAAAGACACAACAGACAACTAAAAAACCAGGAGAACGGAAAACTTGGAAATTTAGCTTGATTCGACGATTGTATGACTTAGGATTCAAAGAAAGAGATATTCGTAACTTATATAGATTTATTGATTGGGTTATGATATTACCAAAAGGATTGGAAGCAGAGTTGTGGGAAGAATTTAAGCAATTTGAACAGGAGCGGAGTATGAGTTATATTACCACAGGTGAGCGCATTGGTTATGAACGGGGAAAGGTGGAAGGAAAGCTTGAAGGAAAGCTCGAAGGAAAGCTCGAAGGAAAGCTCGAAGGAAAGCTCGAAGGCGAACAGTTAATTATCTTACGGCTACTACAAAGACGGGTAGGAGAGTTACCACAATCGGTGATAGAAAGCATTGAAACCCTTTCAACAAACCAATTAGAAGCACTTGGCGAAGCTTTGTTAGATTTTACAGCTATTGAGGACTTACTTAACTGGTTGGAAGCCAATCAAACAGCGTAAGGTAAGCTTTTGGAAGGTTCCACTTAACGTAGGGGCGGGTTGTAAAGAACTGTCAGGACATTAAGGGAGCGATCGCAATCCTTTAGATTCATATGAACATAGCTGACTTATTACCCACTTTGCAAAAGCTGTCTCGCGCAGACAAACTGAAAGTGATGCAGTTTTTAGTTCAAGAAATGGCAACTGTTGAAGAAATATTGTCGCTGCAACCTGGTAAAACTTATCATGTATGGTCACCATACAACTCTCATGAGGCAGATCAAAAATTAGCAACACTGCGAGAAGAAGACAAATAAACAAGCGATGCTTAATTCTTCTTTAATTAACACCTTCACCTTCATTAGAAGTCTGTTGTTCTATTACACGCCGCACTTCCTCTATACTCAATTCTAGCTCCTGCGCCACTTCTTCCACAGTCCGCCCTAATTTTAGCAACAGGCTTACTGTTCTAAATCTTTCCTTCTGAACACCTTCGTCAAACGCTTCCTGATAAACCCGTGTTTGCTTTAAATCACTCAATTTAAACATTTCCTCTATCTCCTTCCGACTCATATTTGGAAACTTGTAGACCAAGATAGTCTCTATTAATTGTAGTAACTGCTGCTGTTGTTGTGTTAGGTTTATTTCTTGCTTGGTTCTATTGATTAAACTCCTTGCTTGTTCAATTGCTGTATCTTCATCTTCAATGACTAACTTGACAGTCGCAATGCTAATGGGTAGTGTTCCGGTTTCACCTAAGTCCTCAAGGTAGAGTCTGCTAACACGTTGACTGGTAAAGAATTCATGATAGTGTTTTATATCTGCTGTATCTAAACTCCTAGTTGGATATATTACAACGGCACGCCAATTATTTACTGGTTGATTTTGTCGTAAGTATAGACAAATTTCTGCAAATAATCGAGCATAAATTTGTAAGTCTACCTGAAATTGAACTTCCACAAAGTAAAATGGATAGTCACCTTCTTGTTTAGGAAGAAATACACCATCAATTCTAAAGGCTGTTTGCTTAACTTCTATTGATGAAAACTTGTATACATTAGCTGCTTCTAATGGTTCGCCAATCAGTTCAAAGAAAATGTTTGGAAATTCCTGAAACAAGCGATAAAATATACTATCTGTTTTCATGAAAATTTACCTTTCAACATAAAACAGTACATGAAAAATTCGAGTTGGGTTCAAAAGTTAATTATAAAGGACAAGACCTTTCATTGCTCAATATTTCCCAAAAAAGTAACTTTTGGACTTGACAAGCTGATAATATAATTTTTTTATGTCGTCGTTTTATAATTCAGTGCAACGTCCTTCTCGCAAATCTTGCAATGCCTTTTGGGCTAATCGCCTAATGAATTACCATTCATTAGTTCTGACACAGAAGAGAACTGAGCACCGTCACGACTACCCGAAAACCGATATTGTCGTTCATGCGATCGTGCAAAGTCCTATTGCGATTTGCCGAGCGACAGTTTCTCAGGTTGTTGTTCCACCCTACTCAATTTAATCAACACAACTACTAGCCCAGCGCCTGAGAAGCTGAAAGCAGGAGGTACAAATGGTAACCAACGCTTAATTGGAGAAATAAATAGAACAAAACAAATCAAGTAGAGACAACAAAGACTTATTCCCACTGCTAAGATTAATTTTCGAGGTTGTGTGTACAATTGAAATATTATAGCTCCAATCAGTGACCAACACAGAATCCACAGGATATCGTATTGTATATTCCAAACTTTTAATAGAGGTCTAGTACCTAATGCTGCATTAACAAGCTGACTAATCATTTGTGCTTCAATAAATAATCCCCGTATTTGTGAATCTGCTCCTCCAGTAGAAAAGGGAGTGGAGAAGGTATTGTCAAATCCAGTAATTGGTGTACCAATCAAAACTATTTTGTCTTTTATATCTTTTTCTTTTACACCCTTTTCCAAAACTTCACGAATAGTCAGGGTTTTAGCAATACTACTAAGAGAACGTTTATTTTCTGAATCTTGTGTATATCGGTAATACAAGAAAATTTGATAAGCATTTAAATTTCTGAAATTATATCCACCTTGAGAAATATTATCTAGTGGTTGTAGAATAGTTTCACCAGATTTAAACAGTCCATCATCTCCTCCAATATATTTATATTCTTTCTCTTCTTTAGACAAGTATTTTTGAGCTATAAGGAAGCTAAAAGAATCCATGTACTCTTGTTTGCGATTCTTACACTCGGTTGATTTTGTAGATGGTGTATCTGACGGCGTTGGCCATCGTATAATCTGTCTGCGAATGACTTTATCAGAATCACTAAGAACATTACCTAATCCTACTTGTTCTATGGGAACGTCAGGAGGAGGATCTAAACCTTCATTTTCTTCATAAACCTCTGGAAAATCGCAAATAAAAACTAAGCGTTTATCTGTTTGTGTGGAGTTAATTAGCTTCTCTAACCCTCCTTCTGATTTAGCATAACGCCTATAGTCATGTATACCTATAGTTCGTGGATTGTATTTAAGTAATCTATCTAGGAGTTCATAAGTAAATTTATCTGCTAAAGACCTACCATTTTTAGGAGACTCAAGTCTTGCATAGTACTTTCTATCTTCTGAAGTCATTTTAACAATTAATAATTTATCATCTTGCTCTTCAACTGGTTGGCTACGCATCATCAGATCGAAAAAGAAAAGCTCCGATGGTTGAAAAAAACCAGACAAACGTAAAACCATTATAAGAATAGTAAAGCCTACACTTGTTAAGAACGTAGTACTTAGACTACGCCAATGAATGTTTAATTGTCTTTTAGCTTTTTTCTGTAACTGTTTGGGAATAAGCAAATTTACTCCAGCAACCTCTACAACATTTCCTTTTTTAGGGACTTCTCTCAGTCGATCTGTTGCATCTTTCAAATTACCACGGGCAAAGTCTCCCATTGCACGGGCATAAATCAGTAACGGTTGGAACTTAGCTAATGGTTCGGCAAATGTTTCTGTTAATGACTCCATTCGTACCAGTTCTGCTGTATCCTTCTCATCTAACTGCGAGAAGGCTAATGCCAATTCACGAGC
This genomic interval from Scytonema hofmannii PCC 7110 contains the following:
- a CDS encoding CHAT domain-containing protein gives rise to the protein MVTEYQKRRWSQEKNSLEKLHGLQSEKIERIRKALIVETDPSRKFQYEQQIQEEERELQELSDRIDEIEQQLQPVLPTPVKSETQRKNQKILILAAIPQPDNLPLDKEIREIRAAIERAVKRDLFEVETRTAVRPQDIRRAIAEIRPQIVHFCGHGTEDGSLVLEDDGGNHKLVPAEGLAALFKLHAEYVNCVLLNACYSEKAAGAISQYINYTIGMNQPIEDRAAIVFAQGFYDGLGYESLKSQSLFQRAFDEGMVAVQMDNVVDGQIPVFFTGVS
- a CDS encoding DUF4351 domain-containing protein, with translation MTSKRKRADNDSPWKEILEAYFPQAMQFFFPEIAVLINWERPHEFLDKEFQQIARDAKQGRRYVDKLVKVWQLQGEEMWLLIHVEVQAKSEDDFAQRMFSYNLRIFDKFAQPAISLAILCDSDPSWRPNQYSYSYPKTKLNFEFGIVKLLDYQNRWTELEASDNPFATVVMAHLKTQQTTKKPGERKTWKFSLIRRLYDLGFKERDIRNLYRFIDWVMILPKGLEAELWEEFKQFEQERSMSYITTGERIGYERGKVEGKLEGKLEGKLEGKLEGKLEGEQLIILRLLQRRVGELPQSVIESIETLSTNQLEALGEALLDFTAIEDLLNWLEANQTA
- a CDS encoding Rpn family recombination-promoting nuclease/putative transposase → MKTDSIFYRLFQEFPNIFFELIGEPLEAANVYKFSSIEVKQTAFRIDGVFLPKQEGDYPFYFVEVQFQVDLQIYARLFAEICLYLRQNQPVNNWRAVVIYPTRSLDTADIKHYHEFFTSQRVSRLYLEDLGETGTLPISIATVKLVIEDEDTAIEQARSLINRTKQEINLTQQQQQLLQLIETILVYKFPNMSRKEIEEMFKLSDLKQTRVYQEAFDEGVQKERFRTVSLLLKLGRTVEEVAQELELSIEEVRRVIEQQTSNEGEGVN
- a CDS encoding CHASE2 domain-containing protein, translating into MSKVRPEVAKQRIKSFEKRFGKGHLYLAYHAAFPLSLTPDLLYRLWANFQRDIHGEVLGIPWIAVADILLSNLCDEVGYELYEIDLAVRNMLLSQLKDDEKFGQQRIYELSNFLLVYVRQQLLSDEPDTYDLAQAQRWVALSYTQPSEVARELALAFSQLDEKDTAELVRMESLTETFAEPLAKFQPLLIYARAMGDFARGNLKDATDRLREVPKKGNVVEVAGVNLLIPKQLQKKAKRQLNIHWRSLSTTFLTSVGFTILIMVLRLSGFFQPSELFFFDLMMRSQPVEEQDDKLLIVKMTSEDRKYYARLESPKNGRSLADKFTYELLDRLLKYNPRTIGIHDYRRYAKSEGGLEKLINSTQTDKRLVFICDFPEVYEENEGLDPPPDVPIEQVGLGNVLSDSDKVIRRQIIRWPTPSDTPSTKSTECKNRKQEYMDSFSFLIAQKYLSKEEKEYKYIGGDDGLFKSGETILQPLDNISQGGYNFRNLNAYQIFLYYRYTQDSENKRSLSSIAKTLTIREVLEKGVKEKDIKDKIVLIGTPITGFDNTFSTPFSTGGADSQIRGLFIEAQMISQLVNAALGTRPLLKVWNIQYDILWILCWSLIGAIIFQLYTQPRKLILAVGISLCCLYLICFVLFISPIKRWLPFVPPAFSFSGAGLVVVLIKLSRVEQQPEKLSLGKSQ